The Phyllopteryx taeniolatus isolate TA_2022b chromosome 9, UOR_Ptae_1.2, whole genome shotgun sequence genome contains a region encoding:
- the LOC133483876 gene encoding immunoglobulin-like and fibronectin type III domain-containing protein 1 isoform X2 gives MLKKSKVTDQTAGGQKGIRKSKVPGVMITQFEAELPEGMTTPDFSRKPIAITIQEGKSTLFKAIVVGNPKPTVTWTRANREIVFHPDTCRQNYSEASREHTLEFPKVAPEDADTYKCYATNDYGRAVCTAVLNVIEVGFSKTKELQKTYGDDIPDFLRKKLKKRSVPLQDDKAATPEEKVWEILMSADKKDYERICVEYGITNFRGMLKKLKMMKQEQGDDITEDGEMVTYSKEECDEIQHSLKQVGKKPDAELFSMDVDGATVDFKAPDVDFAIKIQAVTAEERQDAVFPCVLTGPLDEIKWFGKNVQLSNGEKFEITVSEDKLIHKLTVRDCLPLDAGIYAAVAGIRSCNAWLVVEADKEGSGKGNKAARKNTTAGGGDDEDLLRIAKEQQESCQKEMEEKPAQSERDAAEEAARPEARAAKKRSDGAEAASKAAAGAKKAEAGVEEPSIEAAGSGSDVTVEPHLVEQSEDNEVGENALFMESVEVDEVTGGDAAPVQDRVQGNDHGEGTAKPKSEKSGKKEKLPKVIVSQITDGEDAAVGSDQFGESEEEEDEQQAAGKRIRVRQGPLIEETIIDPGVHFHIGLSDCKAIIGEDAELVCKLSSEDCEGIWYKDGEEIKSTEAMTIVKEGSYHKLKLHKVPEEFAGKYKFEADGRKTEALVVVEDPPRFNREDLKTFIDPVTVKKGHKATFRLAYMGQEPIKVQWFLEGEELSDEANIKLETSDGCTRLLLIKLQRKDSGEVKLKLKNEFGTAEALTELIVLDKPTPPMGPVEIVEASSSAIEIKWRPPKDSGGCNIGNYVLERQQVGRNTWKKVGPIGPLAKYRDLDVDHGRRYCYRIRVETEIGTSELMETEDIQAGTKAYPGPPSTPKVVSAFKDCINLSWTPGNSGGTKILGYNLEKRKKGSNLWGQVNPPDEMIRAKGFAVKDVVEGMQYEFRVSAINNSGAGEFSTPSEFVFARDPKKPPGKVIDLKVTDSSYTTLCLSWTKPKDIEKVQDEAKGYFVEIRPAENTEWNRCNSNLVTTNFYTVKNMKSLGMYWVRVIASNDGGEGEPQELDNYVLAMPPPVRPRFTDTKIKSFMVVRAGNSARLTMNFEASPWPEVTWLKDDVPVTKKVTISNAEGTSQLLIPSAERSDSGVYTVVVKNIVGQETFSIEIRVTDEPKPPGPVEIEENVPGTVTISWTPSPDEKRDDRLHYMVMKRDSTKGTWLTVADHIFNNKFTACNIMPGCEYQFRVYAKNDMGSSKPSESPKWLLSNKKEKFTVNIPESKTWDLQCPPKFLVPLKMHTAPQGYECYMSCALKGDPTPHVTWLRNNISLNTNTNYYISNTCGVCSLLILRVGPKDTGEYKVVAENPRGRAECSTKLTVRE, from the exons ATGTTGAAAAAGTCAAAGGTGACAGATCAAACTGCCGGCGGGCAGAAGG GAATCAGGAAGTCCAAAGTGCCAGGTGTAATGATAACACAGTTTGAGGCGGAACTTCCAGAGGGAATGACAACCCCGGATTTTTCCCGCAAGCCCATCGCGATCACTATTCAAGAAG GAAAAAGTACATTATTTAAAGCCATAGTCGTGGGTAATCCAAAACCCACAGTCACGTGGACTCGGGCAAACAGAGAAATCGTTTTTCACCCGGACACCTGCCGGCAAAATTACAGTGAAGCGTCTCGCGAGCATACTCTGGAG TTTCCCAAGGTGGCCCCAGAGGATGCAGACACCTACAAGTGTTACGCGACAAATGATTATGGACGAGCCGTTTGCACCGCCGTCCTGAACGTTATTGAGG TGGGATTCTCTAAAACCAAGGAACTTCAAAAGACATATGGGGACG ATATACCAGACTTTCTTCGCAAAAAGCTTAAAAAGCGGTCGGTACCTTTGCAAGACGACAAGGCGGCGACGCCAGAGGAGAAGGTCTGGGAAATCCTCATGAGTGCAGATAAGAAAGACTACGAGCGCATCTGCGTGGAATACGGCATCACCAACTTCCGTGGGATGTTGAAGAAACTGAAGATGATGAAGCAAGAGCAAGGTGACGACATCACAGAG GACGGCGAAATGGTCACCTACTCAAAAGAAGAATGCGACGAAATACAACACTCTCTGAAGCAAGTTGGCAAAAAACCTGACGCAGAGCTCTTCTCCATGGATGTGGATGGTGCCACTGTAGACTTTAAAG CACCTGATGTCGACTTTGCTATTAAAATCCAAGCGGTCACGGCGGAGGAAAGACAGGATGCAGTGTTTCCATGCGTCCTGACGGGGCCTCTGGACGAGATCAAGTGGTTTGGCAAGAACGTGCAGCTGTCAAACGGAGAAAAGTTCGAAATCACCGTCTCGGAAGATAAGCTCATCCACAAGCTGACGGTGCGTGACTGCCTGCCATTGGATGCTGGCATCTACGCTGCTGTGGCAGGCATCAGATCGTGCAACGCCTGGCTTGTGGTTGAAG CGGATAAAGAGGGTAGCGGCAAAGGAAATAAAGCCGCTCGGAAAAACACCACGGCCGGGGGTGGTGATGACGAAGACTTGCTGAGGATCGCCAAGGAGCAGCAGGAAAGCTGCCAGAAAGAAATGGAGGAGAAGCCGGCTCAATCGGAGCGGGATGCCGCCGAGGAAGCCGCTCGGCCGGAGGCGCGAGCGGCTAAAAAGCGGTCCGACGGAGCCGAGGCTGCCTCGAAAGCCGCTGCCGGGGCAAAAAAGGCGGAAGCTGGCGTGGAAGAGCCTTCCATCGAAGCAGCAGGAAGCGGTTCTGATGTGACTGTCGAACCGCACCTTGTAGAGCAGAGCGAAGACAATGAAGTTGGGGAAAATGCCTTATTCATGGAATCAGTTGAGGTCGATGAAGTCACAGGTGGAGACGCTGCCCCTGTCCAAGATAGGGTTCAAG GAAATGATCATGGCGAGGGAACCGCAAAGCCCAAAAGTGAAAagtctggaaaaaaagaaaaacttcccAAAGTGATTGTGAGCCAAATTACGGACGGTGAAGACGCTGCTGTCG GAAGTGATCAATTTGGCGagagtgaggaagaggaggacgaacAGCAAGCAGCTGGCAAGCGCATCAGAGTAAGGCAAGGCCCGCTGATCGAGGAGACAATCATTG ACCCAGGTGTTCACTTCCACATCGGACTCTCCGACTGCAAAGCCATCATTGGGGAAGACGCGGAGCTTGTGTGTAAACTCAGCAGCGAGGACTGTGAGGGTATCTGGTACAAAGATGGAGAAGAA ATAAAGTCGACGGAGGCTATGACCATTGTAAAAGAAGGAAGCTACCATAAGTTGAAACTTCACAAAGTCCCAGAGGAATTTGCTGGAAAATATAAGTTTGAAGCAGATGGACGGAAAACGGAGGCCTTAGTGGTTGTTGAAG ATCCCCCAAGATTCAACCGAGAGGACCTAAAAACCTTTATCGATCCTGTTACGGTGAAAAAGGGGCACAAAGCAACCTTCAGGTTAGCGTACATGGGACAGGAGCCAATAAAAGTTCAGTGGTTCCTCGAGGGGGAAGAGCTTTCGGACGAGGCCAATATCAAGCTGGAAACCTCGGATGGCTGTACACGTCTGCTTCTGATCAAGCTGCAGCGCAAGGACAGCGGTGAAGTCAAGTTGAAGCTAAAAAATGAATTTGGCACTGCCGAGGCCTTAACTGAACTGATTGTATTAG ATAAACCCACGCCCCCGATGGGACCTGTGGAGATTGTCGAAGCTTCCTCTTCTGCAATTGAGATAAAGTGGCGACCGCCGAAAGACAGCGGCGGCTGCAACATAGGCAACTACGTTCTCGAGAGGCAACAGGTGGGCCGCAACACCTGGAAGAAGGTTGGGCCCATCGGTCCGCTGGCGAAATACCGGGACCTTGACGTAGACCACGGCCGCAGGTACTGCTACCGCATCAGGGTGGAGACTGAAATTGGCACTAGTGAGCTGATGGAAACGGAGGACATTCAAGCTGGGACAAAAG CATACCCTGGACCTCCATCAACACCAAAGGTTGTCAGTGCCTTCAAGGACTGCATCAACCTTTCGTGGACTCCTGGCAACTCGGGAGGCACCAAAATTCTCGGATACAACCTTGAAAAACGCAAAAAGGGGAGCAATCTGTGGGGTCAAGTCAACCCGCCGGACGAGATGATCAGAG CTAAAGGGTTTGCTGTTAAAGATGTGGTAGAGGGAATGCAATATGAATTTCGTGTGTCGGCTATCAATAACTCTGGAGCGGGTGAATTCAGCACACCTTCAGAGTTTGTCTTTGCCAGAGATCCCAAAA AGCCTCCTGGAAAAGTCATTGATTTGAAGGTGACCGACTCCAGCTACACAACTCTATGCCTGTCTTGGACCAAACCCAAGGACATTGAGAAGGTCCAGGACGAAGCCAAGGGTTACTTTGTGGAGATCCGGCCCGCAGAGAACACAGAATGGAATCGTTGCAATTCCAACTTAGTAACCACAAATTTCTACACGGTGAAAAACATGAAGTCGCTGGGCATGTACTGGGTGAGAGTGATCGCTAGCAACGATGGCGGCGAGGGAGAACCACAGGAACTGGATAACTACGTCCTTGCTATGCCGCCTCCCG TGAGACCACGCTTCACCGACACCAAAATCAAGAGCTTCATGGTCGTGCGAGCCGGAAATTCAGCACGGCTTACGATGAACTTTGAG GCATCGCCGTGGCCCGAGGTCACGTGGCTGAAAGACGACGTGCCGGTCACTAAAAAAGTGACGATTAGCAATGCGGAAGGCACTTCGCAGCTCCTAATTCCTTCCGCTGAGCGCTCAGACTCCGGGGTCTACACCGTTGTTGTGAAGAACATTGTCGGACAAGAAACATTCAGTATTGAAATAAGAGTCACAG ATGAACCAAAGCCACCAGGTCCAGttgaaattgaagaaaatgtgccAGGCACGGTGACCATTTCGTGGACGCCTTCTCCAGACGAGAAACGTGACGACAGGTTGCATTACATGGTGATGAAGAGAGACTCCACCAAGGGCACATGGTTGACCGTGGCAGATCACATTTTTAACAATAAGTTCACAGCCTGCAACATAATGCCTGGCTGCGAGTACCAGTTCCGTGTCTATGCAAAGAATGACATGGGATCCTCCAAACCGTCGGAATCACCAAAGTGGCTGCTATCAAACAAGAAAG AGAAGTTCACAGTGAACATACCGGAATCCAAGACCTGGGATCTCCAGTGCCCCCCAAAGTTCCTCGTCCCACTGAAAATGCACACCGCTCCCCAAGGATACGAATGCTACATGAGCTGCGCTTTAAAGGGGGACCCGACGCCTCACGTCACGTGGCTTCGCAACAACATTAGCCTGAATACCAACACCAACTACTACATCTCCAACACCTGCGGAGTCTGTTCTCTACTCATATTGAGGGTTGGACCCAAGGACACCGGAGAGTACAAGGTGGTGGCAGAAAACCCCAGAGGGAGAGCAGAGTGCTCCACCAAGTTGACAGTTAGGG aataa
- the LOC133483876 gene encoding immunoglobulin-like and fibronectin type III domain-containing protein 1 isoform X1 produces the protein MLKKSKVTDQTAGGQKGIRKSKVPGVMITQFEAELPEGMTTPDFSRKPIAITIQEGKSTLFKAIVVGNPKPTVTWTRANREIVFHPDTCRQNYSEASREHTLEFPKVAPEDADTYKCYATNDYGRAVCTAVLNVIEVGFSKTKELQKTYGDDIPDFLRKKLKKRSVPLQDDKAATPEEKVWEILMSADKKDYERICVEYGITNFRGMLKKLKMMKQEQGDDITEDGEMVTYSKEECDEIQHSLKQVGKKPDAELFSMDVDGATVDFKAPDVDFAIKIQAVTAEERQDAVFPCVLTGPLDEIKWFGKNVQLSNGEKFEITVSEDKLIHKLTVRDCLPLDAGIYAAVAGIRSCNAWLVVEADKEGSGKGNKAARKNTTAGGGDDEDLLRIAKEQQESCQKEMEEKPAQSERDAAEEAARPEARAAKKRSDGAEAASKAAAGAKKAEAGVEEPSIEAAGSGSDVTVEPHLVEQSEDNEVGENALFMESVEVDEVTGGDAAPVQDRVQGNDHGEGTAKPKSEKSGKKEKLPKVIVSQITDGEDAAVGNDHGEETAEQNSEKSGTNCPKEKIVDSKDAVVGSDQFGESEEEEDEQQAAGKRIRVRQGPLIEETIIDPGVHFHIGLSDCKAIIGEDAELVCKLSSEDCEGIWYKDGEEIKSTEAMTIVKEGSYHKLKLHKVPEEFAGKYKFEADGRKTEALVVVEDPPRFNREDLKTFIDPVTVKKGHKATFRLAYMGQEPIKVQWFLEGEELSDEANIKLETSDGCTRLLLIKLQRKDSGEVKLKLKNEFGTAEALTELIVLDKPTPPMGPVEIVEASSSAIEIKWRPPKDSGGCNIGNYVLERQQVGRNTWKKVGPIGPLAKYRDLDVDHGRRYCYRIRVETEIGTSELMETEDIQAGTKAYPGPPSTPKVVSAFKDCINLSWTPGNSGGTKILGYNLEKRKKGSNLWGQVNPPDEMIRAKGFAVKDVVEGMQYEFRVSAINNSGAGEFSTPSEFVFARDPKKPPGKVIDLKVTDSSYTTLCLSWTKPKDIEKVQDEAKGYFVEIRPAENTEWNRCNSNLVTTNFYTVKNMKSLGMYWVRVIASNDGGEGEPQELDNYVLAMPPPVRPRFTDTKIKSFMVVRAGNSARLTMNFEASPWPEVTWLKDDVPVTKKVTISNAEGTSQLLIPSAERSDSGVYTVVVKNIVGQETFSIEIRVTDEPKPPGPVEIEENVPGTVTISWTPSPDEKRDDRLHYMVMKRDSTKGTWLTVADHIFNNKFTACNIMPGCEYQFRVYAKNDMGSSKPSESPKWLLSNKKEKFTVNIPESKTWDLQCPPKFLVPLKMHTAPQGYECYMSCALKGDPTPHVTWLRNNISLNTNTNYYISNTCGVCSLLILRVGPKDTGEYKVVAENPRGRAECSTKLTVRE, from the exons ATGTTGAAAAAGTCAAAGGTGACAGATCAAACTGCCGGCGGGCAGAAGG GAATCAGGAAGTCCAAAGTGCCAGGTGTAATGATAACACAGTTTGAGGCGGAACTTCCAGAGGGAATGACAACCCCGGATTTTTCCCGCAAGCCCATCGCGATCACTATTCAAGAAG GAAAAAGTACATTATTTAAAGCCATAGTCGTGGGTAATCCAAAACCCACAGTCACGTGGACTCGGGCAAACAGAGAAATCGTTTTTCACCCGGACACCTGCCGGCAAAATTACAGTGAAGCGTCTCGCGAGCATACTCTGGAG TTTCCCAAGGTGGCCCCAGAGGATGCAGACACCTACAAGTGTTACGCGACAAATGATTATGGACGAGCCGTTTGCACCGCCGTCCTGAACGTTATTGAGG TGGGATTCTCTAAAACCAAGGAACTTCAAAAGACATATGGGGACG ATATACCAGACTTTCTTCGCAAAAAGCTTAAAAAGCGGTCGGTACCTTTGCAAGACGACAAGGCGGCGACGCCAGAGGAGAAGGTCTGGGAAATCCTCATGAGTGCAGATAAGAAAGACTACGAGCGCATCTGCGTGGAATACGGCATCACCAACTTCCGTGGGATGTTGAAGAAACTGAAGATGATGAAGCAAGAGCAAGGTGACGACATCACAGAG GACGGCGAAATGGTCACCTACTCAAAAGAAGAATGCGACGAAATACAACACTCTCTGAAGCAAGTTGGCAAAAAACCTGACGCAGAGCTCTTCTCCATGGATGTGGATGGTGCCACTGTAGACTTTAAAG CACCTGATGTCGACTTTGCTATTAAAATCCAAGCGGTCACGGCGGAGGAAAGACAGGATGCAGTGTTTCCATGCGTCCTGACGGGGCCTCTGGACGAGATCAAGTGGTTTGGCAAGAACGTGCAGCTGTCAAACGGAGAAAAGTTCGAAATCACCGTCTCGGAAGATAAGCTCATCCACAAGCTGACGGTGCGTGACTGCCTGCCATTGGATGCTGGCATCTACGCTGCTGTGGCAGGCATCAGATCGTGCAACGCCTGGCTTGTGGTTGAAG CGGATAAAGAGGGTAGCGGCAAAGGAAATAAAGCCGCTCGGAAAAACACCACGGCCGGGGGTGGTGATGACGAAGACTTGCTGAGGATCGCCAAGGAGCAGCAGGAAAGCTGCCAGAAAGAAATGGAGGAGAAGCCGGCTCAATCGGAGCGGGATGCCGCCGAGGAAGCCGCTCGGCCGGAGGCGCGAGCGGCTAAAAAGCGGTCCGACGGAGCCGAGGCTGCCTCGAAAGCCGCTGCCGGGGCAAAAAAGGCGGAAGCTGGCGTGGAAGAGCCTTCCATCGAAGCAGCAGGAAGCGGTTCTGATGTGACTGTCGAACCGCACCTTGTAGAGCAGAGCGAAGACAATGAAGTTGGGGAAAATGCCTTATTCATGGAATCAGTTGAGGTCGATGAAGTCACAGGTGGAGACGCTGCCCCTGTCCAAGATAGGGTTCAAG GAAATGATCATGGCGAGGGAACCGCAAAGCCCAAAAGTGAAAagtctggaaaaaaagaaaaacttcccAAAGTGATTGTGAGCCAAATTACGGACGGTGAAGACGCTGCTGTCG GAAATGATCATGGTGAGGAAACTGCAGAGCAAAACAGTGAAAAGTCTGGGACTAACTGTCCCAAAGAGAAAATTGTGGACAGTAAAGACGCTGTTGTTG GAAGTGATCAATTTGGCGagagtgaggaagaggaggacgaacAGCAAGCAGCTGGCAAGCGCATCAGAGTAAGGCAAGGCCCGCTGATCGAGGAGACAATCATTG ACCCAGGTGTTCACTTCCACATCGGACTCTCCGACTGCAAAGCCATCATTGGGGAAGACGCGGAGCTTGTGTGTAAACTCAGCAGCGAGGACTGTGAGGGTATCTGGTACAAAGATGGAGAAGAA ATAAAGTCGACGGAGGCTATGACCATTGTAAAAGAAGGAAGCTACCATAAGTTGAAACTTCACAAAGTCCCAGAGGAATTTGCTGGAAAATATAAGTTTGAAGCAGATGGACGGAAAACGGAGGCCTTAGTGGTTGTTGAAG ATCCCCCAAGATTCAACCGAGAGGACCTAAAAACCTTTATCGATCCTGTTACGGTGAAAAAGGGGCACAAAGCAACCTTCAGGTTAGCGTACATGGGACAGGAGCCAATAAAAGTTCAGTGGTTCCTCGAGGGGGAAGAGCTTTCGGACGAGGCCAATATCAAGCTGGAAACCTCGGATGGCTGTACACGTCTGCTTCTGATCAAGCTGCAGCGCAAGGACAGCGGTGAAGTCAAGTTGAAGCTAAAAAATGAATTTGGCACTGCCGAGGCCTTAACTGAACTGATTGTATTAG ATAAACCCACGCCCCCGATGGGACCTGTGGAGATTGTCGAAGCTTCCTCTTCTGCAATTGAGATAAAGTGGCGACCGCCGAAAGACAGCGGCGGCTGCAACATAGGCAACTACGTTCTCGAGAGGCAACAGGTGGGCCGCAACACCTGGAAGAAGGTTGGGCCCATCGGTCCGCTGGCGAAATACCGGGACCTTGACGTAGACCACGGCCGCAGGTACTGCTACCGCATCAGGGTGGAGACTGAAATTGGCACTAGTGAGCTGATGGAAACGGAGGACATTCAAGCTGGGACAAAAG CATACCCTGGACCTCCATCAACACCAAAGGTTGTCAGTGCCTTCAAGGACTGCATCAACCTTTCGTGGACTCCTGGCAACTCGGGAGGCACCAAAATTCTCGGATACAACCTTGAAAAACGCAAAAAGGGGAGCAATCTGTGGGGTCAAGTCAACCCGCCGGACGAGATGATCAGAG CTAAAGGGTTTGCTGTTAAAGATGTGGTAGAGGGAATGCAATATGAATTTCGTGTGTCGGCTATCAATAACTCTGGAGCGGGTGAATTCAGCACACCTTCAGAGTTTGTCTTTGCCAGAGATCCCAAAA AGCCTCCTGGAAAAGTCATTGATTTGAAGGTGACCGACTCCAGCTACACAACTCTATGCCTGTCTTGGACCAAACCCAAGGACATTGAGAAGGTCCAGGACGAAGCCAAGGGTTACTTTGTGGAGATCCGGCCCGCAGAGAACACAGAATGGAATCGTTGCAATTCCAACTTAGTAACCACAAATTTCTACACGGTGAAAAACATGAAGTCGCTGGGCATGTACTGGGTGAGAGTGATCGCTAGCAACGATGGCGGCGAGGGAGAACCACAGGAACTGGATAACTACGTCCTTGCTATGCCGCCTCCCG TGAGACCACGCTTCACCGACACCAAAATCAAGAGCTTCATGGTCGTGCGAGCCGGAAATTCAGCACGGCTTACGATGAACTTTGAG GCATCGCCGTGGCCCGAGGTCACGTGGCTGAAAGACGACGTGCCGGTCACTAAAAAAGTGACGATTAGCAATGCGGAAGGCACTTCGCAGCTCCTAATTCCTTCCGCTGAGCGCTCAGACTCCGGGGTCTACACCGTTGTTGTGAAGAACATTGTCGGACAAGAAACATTCAGTATTGAAATAAGAGTCACAG ATGAACCAAAGCCACCAGGTCCAGttgaaattgaagaaaatgtgccAGGCACGGTGACCATTTCGTGGACGCCTTCTCCAGACGAGAAACGTGACGACAGGTTGCATTACATGGTGATGAAGAGAGACTCCACCAAGGGCACATGGTTGACCGTGGCAGATCACATTTTTAACAATAAGTTCACAGCCTGCAACATAATGCCTGGCTGCGAGTACCAGTTCCGTGTCTATGCAAAGAATGACATGGGATCCTCCAAACCGTCGGAATCACCAAAGTGGCTGCTATCAAACAAGAAAG AGAAGTTCACAGTGAACATACCGGAATCCAAGACCTGGGATCTCCAGTGCCCCCCAAAGTTCCTCGTCCCACTGAAAATGCACACCGCTCCCCAAGGATACGAATGCTACATGAGCTGCGCTTTAAAGGGGGACCCGACGCCTCACGTCACGTGGCTTCGCAACAACATTAGCCTGAATACCAACACCAACTACTACATCTCCAACACCTGCGGAGTCTGTTCTCTACTCATATTGAGGGTTGGACCCAAGGACACCGGAGAGTACAAGGTGGTGGCAGAAAACCCCAGAGGGAGAGCAGAGTGCTCCACCAAGTTGACAGTTAGGG aataa